Genomic DNA from Channa argus isolate prfri chromosome 10, Channa argus male v1.0, whole genome shotgun sequence:
TGCCAAGCTCATTACTGTTGTCTTGAAATAAATGTCTGCAATAAGTCAAGTCCTGCTTCTGAGAGGAAAGACGCACAGAACAGATGTTCTTAAGTCCAGCAGCAGTGACATTCTGTCCTTTAAGGGAACCAAAGCCCAGACGGAACCAGTGCTCCCTCCCCAATAGAGATGCTTCATCTTTACATATTGCAAAACTAAAGTGCATTTCTGGTTGTCGACATCTAGTAgagaattaaaatatttttgagttTATCAGGAGGACATAAAACTGCAGACAACTATGCTGGTGTAAAGCTGTGAACTAAACGCCGCCATTCAGTCACAGTTCACAGTGACTGTGTTATTAAGCAGATATTAAACCAGTACAGTGTTTATACGGTTTTCACATCTTGGCTGTTTGGTAGCCATTCGGATTAGGGCATTTTCAAATCTACCTTGTTAATCTGGATGAATTAAACCTTGGTGCCATTTGTGTGGGAAAGTCTGAAGACAGCAATTAAAATTGGATGTGGACCATAACATCTGTTCCAAAAAGCTTTAACTGGATTAAGTCAACTAAAAGTACTTTTacgatttaaaatgtttatcactttttagtgtcccctggaaacattgctatgacagtCGCGGGAGACATTAAAAAGtgatggacatttagatttgtaaatgtatttttagtttctcGTGGAGCAATATCcgttgtgttgtagctttttgcagcACGCTTTGTCATTCGATTGTGTATTGGCTTTTTGCAGGGCGTTTCTTAATGCTgagcctgtgttgtcaaattgataaAGTTgggttttaaatttatttgtgttgagtctatttgcatgttttttctcaATTGTAAGTGCACTGAGCTCTCAGGGTCACTGTACGTTTCCCACTCACACACGTGAAAAGAAGAGGTTTAATCACACAGAAGGTCTTTTAAAGGAGAGATTGCAGGGACAACAGCTGCTGTCTATAGTTTTTTCTCAGAGGTAATAAAGTTTTCTGGTATAGGATTTAATACAGCTGAAAGGGTAAAGCAGCAGGATGGTATGCAGAACTCTGCTCACTGCTCCCAACTGGGCGATGGGTTAAATGGCGtcaaagaatttcattgtaacatatATGTGTAATGTATAATATGTATACGTGCTCAGTCACAATGAAGGTTCTTCTAAaacaatgattatttttaaagtagATATAAAAAGTGTACTTGGGTGATAAAGTACACTCTATATAATAAAGATTAATAAGCTAACAAGttattactgtatgtgataTTATTAATCTTATGTGAGAGTCATTCATTGTGTCACAGTGAACATTGAATATAAATAACCAAATAATATCTTGTACATAAATTGCACTGAAAATTTTGTTTGTAAACTTTTTGATTTAGTGTTAAAAAGCTGTGCACATATCGACAGTGCCACACTTTTGTTACGGCTACACAGCTGTGAGTCATAGGATGTGGGGCTTTTCTGTGCTGACTTtacatgttcttcctgtgtgtgGGTTCATGTCCTACTGGTGCTCCTGTTTAGATTTGGCgttaatgtgaatgtgtttctgcATATCAGCCCTCTAGTAGACTTCCCACCTATCCAGGGTACATTTACATATCCGTATGTATTTCTTGTAAGGTGGGTAAACACGGTGCGATTCTGGGTCATCACAGAGGAAAGATGACCAAACGTGGCTGTATCTCTGTAACTGTAGCTGTAAAACAGTGGTCACATCACATTACACTGAGGGAAAAACATCAGTTGTTAAAGTCTTGCAATCATAGACACCCTGGGACAAATCTCTGACAGTGCCAGGAATGTAGGTCGACTAACTGCTTCCACAACCAAAGTCTGCTAACAACCATTAGGAATAcagcatgaaacacacaaagaccagTGATACAGTTGCACCAAGATGgtggtaaaatgaaaaaataccaATTGGCATTCCCAAATTCcccattttacatttacagtcattTAGGAGACGCTtttctaagtcaaggagaaaaacatcaaagcaaagtcctgtcagaaaagtgtttacatttcacaagatgcaagtgcaagaaagagttTTTTGAacattgggagtgagtttgctgagcgtgcagagtttggtagctcgttacACCATCGACTTACATGTgatgtacaaggcagcaaaaatctaagtctaggagaaaacatcaaagcaaagtcctgtaaaaaaagtgtgtgcaagtgcaagaaacaacaaaaaggaaatttatttttatttttttgaatagATTTAattgcataggaagatgcggaagagttctgttttctgcagttttctgaatattgggagtgagtttgctgagcatgcaaagtttggtagctcgttccactaTCATGGGATCATTTTGCTGACGAGATTTGCTTGGTGTTTTCTTTGCGGTGCTGGTACCACCAGACAtcattcgttggcagaccgcagcggacgGGAAGTATTGTAGACTTGAATCAGGGAGTTGAGGTAAACAgaagctgttgaggtgatcatcctgtaggcaagagacagccCTTgaaacctgatgcgagcagctacaggaagccagtgtagagctCTGAAGAGGGGTGTGACActagtcctttttggctgattaaactGAAGCGTGCTGCTgggttttggatcatctgcaagggtttgattgtggataccagtaaccccattaacaaagcatTGCTCTAATCAAGATGAGATACGACCAGCCCCTGTACAATAAGTTGTGTTGTATATTCcatgaggtagggtctgatcttcctgatgttgtagagggcaaatctgcatgtccTACAGACTGAGGAGATGTTGTCCTTAatgctcagttggtcgtcgatgatgacccccagatttctggctgacttagtggggacaatcactgtagatccaatgttgatgctgatgttgtgttgcgtcgaaggtctggctgggaaaaCAAgtacttcggtcttggagaggttgagctaaagatgtgtctctctgtcatcTAGggtgagatgtctgagagacaggcagaaacgcatgatgagacagtggagtcgtccactggaaaggacaggaagagctgtgtgtcatcagcatagcagtgataggaaaggccatgtgagtggatgatagaatccatggatgtagtatagacagaaaaaagagaaggacaaagaactGAACCTTGTGCCACACCGGCTAtcagagtgagaaacatgcccccaccaggataccttgaaggtttgtcccAATAGGTAAGACCGAAggcaggctagagctgatccagagataactaagtcagagagtgtggacaagaggacctgatggttcagtgtcaaaggctgaagtTAGATCaataggattaagacagaagactgacctgtgccttttacagaacaaagagattccacaacagtcagtagggatcaagagaaggcttcttgagcagtggggtgatctgggcctgcttgaatgaggtcagaaaagtgcctgctgtgtgagatgtgttgatgattatTGTAACAGCTGGcattagtgtgggtgcaactgcttgagagtggaagggatcggatccagagagcaggtggtcggatggttagagaggaggagggtggatacgtagATATTTCACTAACATTTACCTTCTGCTGGGATTGTACACAGTAGCAGCAGtactgcaaatgcttttacatTAGTTTCATTGTTAACAACTATATCAGAGCACATCAATGACTTGTATTGATTTCTGTTGTAGATTTAGCAGGTGTCATCGTCACCGTGAACTATGTAATAAACCTATGAATGTGGTGATTTGAGCTCAGTGTTTACATGGTTTACTTCCACATTCAAAAGCAGTCAAGTCAATTTGAAACTCATGACATTAGGTAAGTGTCATGATCAGCCTGGTGTTTCTATCCATCTCAGTCTACAGTATCAGCAGGTGGGTATGATTCCTGTTCCCATTCAGAAAACAGCACAAAGTTGCAAAAGCAGGAGAAGCCAGAGATGAAACTTGctgttttctactgttttcactttcattatcCACTTCAGATGTTTATGGGAATACACATTTGAAGttcatctgaactgaagtgGACTAGGCTAAAGCCTCATGGCCAGGCAGGTTAAATCATCCCTTAACATGTTCACCCACATGTAGgcacataatttaattttagcaATGCTCTCAAGTGTAAGATACTGAATGTagaagagcagcagagagatgaaATAACACTGAGTCACTGATGGtttcattacagtttttttaaactgctcaGTACAAAGAGCTGGCAGCCACTGTTTCGTTACACTATGCTAAACGAGGAGGGTTTTCAAAGCCAATTACAGAAGCTTCAATAAAACCTGACTCACAGAAATACATTACATCTCTTCTCGTGGTGAAAAACCAAGTTAATAACCCAACAGCCCACAGCTAATTAGGTCAAATACTAACTCTTGAAAAAAATCTAGTCAATGTTGTGCTGTTCAAACTGGGTTGTATACATGGaaatgctttcttttttgtaatCGACAGACTTCTAATACCAAATGTGAGAGACCACAGATAGACAAAGTAACATTGAGACACTTTTATTATTGCTCAGTCCAAATCTATTGTTTTGCAGATTGACACATTAGAGCAGCTATGACACTTGTCACAGTTTGATATTGTTCCAAAAAAGTTCACAAATAGATTATATAGtcacacatcaaaaacaaaaattgttggccagtttttgtacagtttctgtctgaaaaattaaaatttgataTCTAGTCCACCTAATATATCAGAGCCAGTACTGaatcagtgaactgtatcattgtgtttgtataaaataaaaattattaacttATTCTGGCACAGAAACTAGAAATTCAATGGTAAAATAAGTttagaaataacaataaaaaataagtacAATAATAATTATGAACAAAAAGCCTAGCTGGTAAGGTTATTTATCATAGCCATGTCCTGtccatgtatttttttaagtttgtacatttgtatgatAAAGATACATTCAGTCTTTACAGTTGCAAACATACAGACAAAACTTAATAATGTCAATTATATACAGTTTCATATGTATAATACCACCTAATATCCAAACAGGCTTGCGTAACATAAGCTACTGTACATCgtaaaaataactttactttTGTGCTACCAACACCAGGATAAGCAATTGTCTCAAATGACGATTATCACCTTTGCTGCTTTACTGCAGGTGAAGTgaatgatttcattttaaaaatacttttaatttgtgtatttcatCATCACTGCGAGATTATTTTACTAAagtaatttacacattttaactgTCACTGTGTTCACTATGCTCTGCAGATGAAGATTTTCAACTTCATTTCTCAGAAAACCCTTTGTCTGGCCATGCACGCAGCACCATCTGATACCAAAAACACACGTTAACTTATTATTCCACTCCAAAAGCCTTAACTGCAGTGTAGATCTTtgctctctctgctgcttttccaTCTCTTATTCCACCACGGTCAGTTTTCATGGAAAAGACAACAGCAGAATAAATCCGTATGTCCATTTTTCTCTGAGAAAATATATTGaataacaaagttaaaaaaaaaacatcatgactTACTTTTGATAAAGTTTAGACTGTCTTTCAATGCTTTACCTGCTGAGTGTTTTGACCTCCACAGTTTGTGTTCAGGGCAACAGCAGCTAAAGTATTCAACACAGAATACGGatataacaaataattaaaatgtagtagtttaatgtaattttgtcATACATAgacaagtattaaaaaaaacatattaccaCTGCAGCAATCACAGTCGTTATTCTTGATGGCACAGATGAGGACGACTATAACAATCAGAGTTAAagccaaaacaacacacagcaaaGAAATGATAACACGGGCTGTGTGTGACAACGTGCTGATTCCTAAGAGATtatgaaaaggaagaaacaatTAGATACAGATGACATTGATAACATGTTCAAACAGATTAATGATAAAGTTACCGTCAATGTCCAGTTTAGTTCCATTTCCAAATACAATCTGTCCACATGTGGCCACAGCACAGTAATAAGTCCCAGCATCAGAGGAGCTGATGGTCTTAGAGAAGCCATAAACACAGCTCTTCACAGTGTCAGATCTCTTCTCACACTGATGATTTCCATCAGTGTGGATGATTTCTGGATGAGATTTCTCTGATCCAACTCTGAACCAGTACACACTGTGATCTCCTGGACACTTCTTGTTCtcagagtcagagagaagtgaaCACTGGAGAGTCACTGAGTCTCCTGGACGGACTGGATCAGATGGTGTCGACCACTGAACAACAGTATAGTTTGATGTCCTCTGACTGTTTCCTGATTAACACAAATCTTAATAAGAAACCAAAGTATAGGTCCagcatacatttatttaaagtgaaTACATACATTCAGAAAATAATCAACGTATGCTTGGAGTCACTTTTAAAGTACAAATAGTTCACATAATTACCTTTCACTAACAAATACGTCCCGCTCCATTCAGTTTTAATCCACTCTGCGACTCCACAGTGATACATTCCTTCATCGTCTCCGATCGTCCTTAAAATGGTCAGGTTGCTAAAACTGTTATCAAGATTTGCCTTCATTCTTGATTCAGAAAACTCTGGTCCATGCTCAATTTTAGTTTGCCAGAAAGTCAAAATTAATTTCATGGTATCTCCAGCACTTTGCCTGTACCAGTGGACCTCCTTAGTGTTGAGCTCCTTGTTAGCACATGTAAAGGTCACAGGTTCTCCAAGTTGAACTCTTGTTACTGGAACCAGAGAATCTGAATTAAAAGCAAACATACAGTTAATTTAATAATCTAAATCAGTGTGGGAAAGTTAGAATGCAAAAAGATCCAGTTGACATGTACAAAGTAAATTCTCTATTGAAAAATACTGTGGAAAGATTAAACAAGCACTTACGTCCTTGatgaagaagaagcagtgtaacCCATAACACCATCATCTTCACTTTGTCTCTTGTTGAGACAGTTTTTGGTATTTCAGTAGATGAAGGAGGTGAGATGACCGTGATAGGTCAGAGCATTAGTGCATCTGATTGGTTATCAGAgaatatgttaaaaaatatgCTTCCTGTCACACTGGTATCATCCTGGTCTTTGTGAAGTACATAGTATCTAATGTGGTTACTAGAGTCTATATTGTTCACGTCTGAATTCTcatttgaaaaccttttttatgtgaattatttttttagactTCGAACAACTGATGCCAAGCTCATTACTGTTGTCTTGAAATAAATGTCTGCAATAAGTCAAGTCCTGCTTCTGAGAGGAAAGATGCACAGAATAGATGTTCTTAAGTCCAGCAGCAGTGACACTGTGTTCTTTAAGGGAACCAAAGCCCAGACGGAACCAGTGCTCCCTCACCAATAGAGATGCTTCATCTTTACATAGAACAGAACTAAAGTGCATATCTGGTTGTTCGACATCCAGTAgagaattaaaatatttttgagtttttatcACAAGGacataaaactgcagaaaactatgctggtgtgaatgtgtgaactAAACGCCGCCATTCAGTCACAGTTCACAGTGACGGTGTTATTAAGCATATATTAAACCAGTACAGTGTTTATactgttttcacattgtggTTGTGTGGTAGCCATTCTAATTAGGGCATTTTCAAATCTACCTTGTTTATTCTGGATGAGTTAAACCTTGGTGCCATTTGTATGGGAAAGTCTGAAGACAACAATTACAGTTGGATGTCGACCATAATATCTGTTCCAAAAACCATTAACTAGATTAAGTCTCGTGGGTCAGAAACAAACTCTAGATTGATTTATCCGATATGCAGAGGCATTATATGTCAGCAGGCATTTTTGCCTAGGACCCCAACAAACTGTAGTATTGCCACTGCTGATGTGGCTTCGCCTTTGGGGAACTGTGGTGTCATCCACCTTTACAACTACACACATTACCTATACGGTCGGAGCTTCATGCCCAGCTCTTCCGAACCACGTGTCGAagccaagacactgaaaccccaactTAACTGTGTTTTGCCTCCTGTAGAGTGCTGTAGGAAGTTTAGCCCATCTCTGGTTTCCTTGACAAAAAGGTCTTTGTACATTTGGAATATTGTGGAAATTAAGCTCTGTGCCAAATTTCTGAAATGTACAAGTAAGATAGACGAACACCACTTCATAATTTTTGATGCTTACATACAACTGTAGGCTCTAAAATAACAGTCGCACCACTGAATATATAATTAGTGATTTAATTTATACTTTGACTTATATTCTCACATAAATTAAACGAGGCTGTAAAGGCGGATTAGTGAGCTAGTACTTGTTAGCAACTGCCTCTTTAAAGACAAGCCAAATTGAAAAAATAGCGCTAGTGGACTATTTATTGATTAATTGTATGTCACACAAATGAAATGGGAAAATCTTTTCCCATAACTACAGATCTTATTTCAGAAATCGAAACAAAAACCCAGACTGTGCAAAAACTGATTAATTATTAACCATAACAGCCCAATTACCTTGTTATTTCCTAGGTATTACACCACTATTACCTTATTACTAGCAAGCTCTAAAGTCCTACCCAAATGTGATTTATGTAGCCCAATATCACcaatcataaaaaaactaatcataAACACTGTTGagataaatactgtaatttgGTAGGTACTTTAGTATCTGAATTGCTAATATTTCAATCTGGTGATGGTCAGACAGTATCCAGACATATTACAGTACAATTCATTCTACGGGGAACAGTACCTTTATCAAATTTAT
This window encodes:
- the LOC137134574 gene encoding signal-regulatory protein beta-2-like, with amino-acid sequence MMVLWVTLLLLHQGHSLVPVTRVQLGEPVTFTCANKELNTKEVHWYRQSAGDTMKLILTFWQTKIEHGPEFSESRMKANLDNSFSNLTILRTIGDDEGMYHCGVAEWIKTEWSGTYLLVKGNSQRTSNYTVVQWSTPSDPVRPGDSVTLQCSLLSDSENKKCPGDHSVYWFRVGSEKSHPEIIHTDGNHQCEKRSDTVKSCVYGFSKTISSSDAGTYYCAVATCGQIVFGNGTKLDIDGISTLSHTARVIISLLCVVLALTLIVIVVLICAIKNNDCDCCSAAVALNTNCGGQNTQQRKMDIRIYSAVVFSMKTDRGGIRDGKAAERAKIYTAVKAFGVE